In Methanobrevibacter sp., a genomic segment contains:
- a CDS encoding adenosylcobinamide amidohydrolase: MKDRLFFITSLNDEVYYLKDTIFVKFNVKRNGISTSKLNGGFSSNFKSVFNHHLSQENIDYLENHDVGDYLNQLCWSLNIDSNYTTGLITLAKMNHASIVTKTYRNLEVVAITTAGVRTNAVKAGDPASFFEENGKFGTINTIILINANLGHETLLEAFMTATEAKTVALNDLKIPSQYSNGYATGTGTDGLCVFSNLESDDALTNAGKHSKLGELIAGAVIESVKKAIKKQVWISSRSQSNVLVRLNRFTLDINEFYDNLDYDKEEFIKLLQKDMKKQDNVAIATSVLNLIDEVDCGLIKKENALVLANRIVKNCKSFPIRKLLEYWISYFD; the protein is encoded by the coding sequence ATGAAAGACAGACTCTTTTTTATAACTTCACTAAATGATGAAGTATATTACTTGAAGGACACTATTTTTGTTAAGTTTAATGTTAAACGCAATGGAATCTCCACTTCCAAACTAAATGGAGGATTCTCTTCAAATTTCAAAAGCGTTTTCAATCATCATTTGTCACAGGAAAACATTGATTATCTGGAAAATCATGATGTCGGCGATTATTTAAATCAGCTATGCTGGTCATTAAATATTGACTCAAACTACACCACCGGTTTGATTACTCTTGCCAAGATGAATCATGCAAGTATTGTAACCAAAACCTACAGAAATCTGGAGGTTGTGGCCATTACGACTGCAGGAGTCAGGACCAATGCAGTAAAAGCAGGCGATCCAGCATCATTTTTTGAAGAAAATGGGAAATTCGGAACAATAAATACGATTATTCTAATCAATGCTAATTTAGGTCATGAAACGTTGCTTGAAGCATTCATGACCGCTACCGAAGCAAAAACGGTCGCATTAAACGACTTAAAAATTCCATCACAGTATTCCAACGGTTATGCAACAGGGACAGGAACAGATGGGTTATGCGTTTTTTCTAATTTGGAATCTGATGATGCATTAACGAATGCAGGCAAGCATTCAAAATTAGGTGAGCTGATAGCCGGTGCAGTAATCGAATCAGTAAAGAAGGCAATTAAAAAGCAGGTTTGGATCTCTTCCAGGTCACAATCAAATGTTCTGGTCAGGTTGAATAGATTCACTTTAGACATTAATGAGTTTTATGATAATCTGGATTATGATAAAGAGGAATTCATTAAGCTATTGCAGAAGGACATGAAAAAACAGGATAATGTTGCTATTGCCACTTCTGTTCTGAATTTGATTGATGAGGTTGATTGCGGCTTGATTAAAAAGGAAAATGCTCTGGTTTTAGCAAATAGAATTGTCAAGAATTGCAAAAGTTTTCCGATTAGAAAGTTATTGGAATATTGGATAAGCTATTTTGATTGA
- the thsA gene encoding thermosome subunit alpha: MAQGQPIFILPEGTNRSVGRDAQRNNILAGKVLAETVRTTLGPKGMDKMLVDGLGDIVVTNDGVTILKEMDIEHPAAKMLVEVAKTQEDEVGDGTTTAVIIAGELLKKSETLLDSDIHPTIIAMGYRKAAEKAQEILDEIAIEDVDSEVLLKVAMTAMTGKGTEAAREPLAKLIVDAVEAVADDDGVDIDNIKIEKKDGAVVEESNLVEGVIVDKERVHPGMPSEIKDAKIALINTPLEVKETEMDAEITITDPAQMQAFIEQEEKMVKDMVDKIVGAGANVLFAQKGIDDLAQHYLSKAGVLAVRRVKKSDIQKLSRATGANVITNLDDLTEEDLGIAGVVEERKISGEDMIFVEECSGAKSVTLFVRGSTKHIVDEIVRAIEDAIGVVAATVEDDKVVAGGGAPEIAMAKKLKDYAESISGREQLAVNAFAEALEIVPKTLAENAGLDSIDSLVDLRAAQEDSFYMGLDVFSGEVADMKEAGVIEPKRVKKQAIQSASEAAEMILRIDDVIASTKGPEDMGMDPAAMGGGMPPMM, encoded by the coding sequence ATGGCACAAGGACAACCAATTTTTATTTTACCGGAAGGTACTAACAGGTCTGTCGGAAGAGATGCACAAAGAAATAACATTTTAGCTGGTAAAGTATTAGCTGAAACTGTAAGAACTACTTTAGGTCCTAAAGGAATGGACAAAATGTTAGTCGACGGACTTGGTGACATTGTTGTAACTAATGACGGAGTTACAATCTTAAAAGAAATGGATATTGAACACCCAGCAGCAAAAATGCTTGTAGAAGTGGCAAAAACCCAAGAAGACGAAGTCGGAGACGGAACCACCACTGCAGTAATTATCGCTGGTGAATTATTGAAAAAATCCGAAACATTACTTGACTCTGACATTCACCCAACCATCATAGCTATGGGATACAGAAAAGCAGCTGAAAAAGCACAAGAAATCTTAGATGAAATCGCAATCGAAGATGTTGATTCTGAAGTATTATTGAAAGTAGCTATGACTGCTATGACTGGAAAAGGAACCGAAGCAGCACGTGAACCATTAGCAAAATTAATCGTTGATGCTGTAGAAGCAGTAGCAGATGATGATGGTGTAGACATCGACAACATTAAAATCGAGAAAAAAGATGGAGCTGTTGTTGAAGAATCCAACTTAGTTGAAGGTGTAATCGTAGACAAAGAAAGAGTACACCCAGGCATGCCATCTGAAATCAAAGATGCTAAAATCGCATTAATCAACACTCCATTAGAAGTTAAAGAAACTGAAATGGATGCTGAAATCACTATCACTGACCCTGCTCAAATGCAAGCTTTCATCGAACAAGAAGAAAAAATGGTCAAAGACATGGTGGATAAAATTGTCGGTGCTGGCGCAAACGTATTGTTCGCACAAAAAGGTATTGATGACTTAGCACAACATTACTTATCCAAAGCTGGTGTTTTAGCTGTAAGAAGAGTTAAAAAATCTGACATTCAAAAATTATCCAGAGCTACTGGAGCAAACGTCATCACTAACTTAGATGACTTAACTGAAGAAGATTTAGGTATTGCTGGAGTTGTAGAAGAAAGAAAAATCTCCGGTGAAGACATGATCTTTGTTGAAGAATGCAGCGGTGCAAAATCAGTAACCTTATTCGTAAGAGGCAGTACCAAACACATCGTGGATGAAATCGTAAGAGCAATCGAAGACGCTATCGGTGTAGTTGCAGCTACTGTAGAAGACGACAAAGTCGTTGCTGGTGGAGGAGCTCCTGAAATTGCAATGGCTAAAAAACTCAAAGACTACGCAGAATCTATTTCTGGAAGAGAACAATTAGCTGTAAACGCATTTGCAGAAGCTTTAGAAATCGTACCAAAAACCTTAGCTGAAAACGCAGGTTTAGACAGCATTGACTCCTTGGTAGATTTAAGAGCAGCACAAGAAGACTCTTTCTACATGGGATTAGATGTATTCTCTGGTGAAGTTGCAGACATGAAAGAAGCTGGTGTAATCGAACCTAAACGTGTCAAAAAACAAGCTATCCAATCTGCATCTGAAGCAGCTGAAATGATTTTAAGAATTGATGATGTAATTGCATCTACTAAAGGCCCTGAAGACATGGGTATGGACCCTGCTGCAATGGGCGGAGGAATGCCTCCAATGATGTAA